A single genomic interval of Musa acuminata AAA Group cultivar baxijiao chromosome BXJ3-4, Cavendish_Baxijiao_AAA, whole genome shotgun sequence harbors:
- the LOC135636360 gene encoding uncharacterized protein LOC135636360, translating into MKDCRNLQNQIEDLIRRGHLGHYLKEPREVTPRPKGPVVRQIDVISRGPAASGNSSMARKAYARSTMEKCSRSELEPEITFGAEEVERSYHDDALVISIRIANARVKRVMVDTGSSANVLYLDDFKKLSLIKEDLTASHRCPASQSRE; encoded by the coding sequence ATGAAAGACTGCCGCAACCTCCAGAATCAAATTGAGGACCTAATCCGAAGAGGTCACCTTGGGCACTACCTCAAGGAACCCCGGGAAGTAACTCCACGCCCCAAGGGACCCGTTGTAAGGCAGATCGACGTCATCTCCAGAGGACCAGCAGCCAGTGGCAATAGCTCAATGGCGAGGAAGGCCTACGCCCGGAGCACGATGGAAAAATGTTCCCGATCCGAGCTCGAGCCTGAAATCACTTTCGGAGCCGAAGAGGTCGAGCGCTCCTATCACGacgatgctttggtgatctccattcGGATAGCCAACGCTCGGGTCAAAAGAGTAATGGTCGACACCGGGAGCTCTGCCAATGTGCTCTACCTCGATGACTTCAAGAAGCTCAGCTTGATCAAGGAGGACctcactgctagtcataggtgcccagcaagccaatcacgtgagtga